The window AAGTTTCATCGCATGGTTTTTTTGAAGCACCAATCCCTGCAGGGAAAGGTGAATGCTTGTATTTAATGAAACAGAATTATGTTAATGGACCATAAAGATGGTGATTTACTGTCACCAAAGTTATAGTTAAGACTCTTTAGGCAACCTTAAGTTAGTCCCCTGGAGAATATACTATACATGGAGACAGAATATTTATTATGTGATCACACACTTCTAGGCAATGTGGTGTAgcattctgcaaatatttttttctttcacagctATTATATTTGGAGGAATAAAACCATTTCATACATTACTGAAGTAAGTCATCATATTATGTAAGTGAATTAATGTATGAAAAGTGAACAATTCTGTTGACCTGCAGTTATGTATTAGGGACCTTTACTTGAATGTCTGCTGCATAACAGGGTACTCCCAGCACTTAGAGTGGAAGTCTAGTGACTGTCACTTTTCTTGTACAATGCTTTCCCCTGGTATGAATTCAGTGCCCACAGAAATTTTCAGACTGACAGCCCTGGTGACAGAAGTCTTCTGTTCATCCTAAGGAACAGGTGTAGCATGCACAATAATGGCATAAACCTCCCTAAAGTACATTGATGATGATCCTTGCTCAAGGCCTGGAAGGACCAACTTTAGGAATGAAGGAAGCATCTTTGTGGAAGCATCCTTTTGATATGTTACATGCTGCATCTTTCAATGTTAACTTTCATCAAATATTAGAAAATACTTACTGCACCACTCAGCATTAAAATTCCTGTTGGGGTCGGTACCAATGCATCTGCTGCCAGAGTTTGTGGAACGTGTCTTCCTCCACATGCGGTACTGAAATGGAAAGTGCATGTAAATACTAAAGGATAGTTAATGGTATTTGACCCATTCAGTGAGATTCTTGTTTAGAAAAAAGAGTGTACATACATTGGTCcaggtgtagacatagccatcaATATTAAGGACAGGAAGGACGTAGAAATCCAAGTTGTTGAGAAGTCGTGTCATAAGGGTATCACTTCCATAGGTACTAACAGCCTAGATATAGATCAAAGAGAAAGCTGTTGTTTTCATGGAATCAGGAATTGCTGAtggttctgaaatgtatttttaaaaacacaagggTGTGTTATCTTTTGCAATTGATGCATAACCTTTTTACCTGATATGTTTAAtatgggaatttttttaaaaggctctttCCGTAAACCAGTCCACCAATGTAAATCCAAAAGTACAAGTATGTTCTTCTGAGGTAGCCTGcttcattaagggcctgatccaaaaaccactgaagtcaatgggagtctttccactgacttccggGGGCTTTGGCTCTGGCCCAAGCATCCTAGAATTAATGATAATAGTTTAGCACTGCAAAGTGATTCCGTACATTCCATATCCTGACATGTGAGACAGGCTAAAGCTTTGAGATATTTTTAAGTACTGGGAAGAACAAGGAATAAATCCCAAGTTATATCAGTTAGAACCACACTACTGTTTTAAAGCAGCATTATTCATCTAACTTAACATTGCATAGATGAACAAGCACTGATCATGAGCAATGCACTAAATCAGCATGCCAGTGGGCAGACTCAGAGCTCTCCACAGAACAACTTCCTATTTAGAGGGATTCAGTGCTCCTGGCCACATATGCTGTAAGGGCTCTTGTATCCCTGTAGTCCATCATCTTATTTGTACGCAAGAAAATATTTCTCAATCCCATAGAATTATACAGAGAGGATCCTCCTGAGACATTCAGTACAATGGCTACACTTCTGACTTTGGCAAGCTCTCATCACAAACAGTCTCAAAAGCATAGATAATGGAACATTACATGCTCTTCCACACTCCTTCCCTGAGCACACAGAGGCATCATCAAAACTCCTGTGCTAAAGCTATAGGGCCCGATTCTCCACTGCATTGTGCTTTGTGTGATCATTACCGATTTACACCTGTATAAAGTAAGTGTAAATGGGGCACAGAAAAGCTGCCATTCTGACCTGGTAATGTATTGCACTCATGTTTCCCTCACTTTGCGCACGTGTGAATGACTACACAGGGTGCAAAGCAGTTGAGAATCAGGCTTGTAGTTTGTTGACTGATTAACAGTGTTCAAAAGCAGATTATGGTTACTGGGAGAACTGGTGCTTCTTCCTGCCTTTTGCATATTCTTTAACTCAGCTTATGCCTTTCCTTTTTGTCTTTGGACTGGACATGTGTCCAGTAGcacttttaaataaacaatgGAGGATCTTAATGTTAAAgtatttcctccttccccaaaacCACTAAAGAAAGTCATCACCTTCAGTCAAGTACATTCATATATTGACTGTTTCAGCTACAAAAAACCCAATGATGGTAGTAAAAATaattgctaaaagaaaaatgGTAACGGGTACTATTTTCAGTTTCATAGGGAGATAAAGAGATCATTTTCCGATCTACTTGTCACTTTCAATTTCCATTGTTTCATATGCAAAACTACATGGATGTCTCTCGGAGGACAGGAAAATTAGCCATGTCACCACTGTGTCTATGCTAGCATGAGCCAATCAAATGCTTTGGTTTTCCTTTATTTGGATTTTAACTacctcaggggtggccaacctgtggctccggagccacatggagctcttcagaagttaatacgTGGCTCCTTGTATATGCACTGACTTCCGGGCTGGAGCTACatgcgccaactttccaatgtgcctgggggtgctcactgctcaaaccctgcccccactccaccccttcctgccccctcccctgagcctgccatgcactcgctcctcccccctatcccccagtgcctcctgcatcccacgaaacagctgattgggaggtgcagggagggagggggaggcgctgattggtgcTGCTGCCAGTGGCTGGGAGGTGCTgcgagcggggggtggggagctgatggggggctgctgatgtattactgtggctctttagcaatgtacattggtaaattctggctccttctcaggctcaggttggccactcctgaaCTACCTTCTGCTGCTTCtgttttaaaacctttaaatGTAGGAATTTTTATAAAATTTGAGAATTAAGCGGCATGGAGTTGCTTTTTAAAGATTATTCTATGAAGAGGCTGTGTCTACAGTGTTCACCAGCACTCACTACCTATGCTGTGTTAGGagttatgagagagagagagagagagagagagagaatagaaacTTATATTTCTTTTAAGTATTCATAAAGTCAGCATGGAGTGAACCTCACTTCACATGTGAGTCTCATGTACTAGAAGGTGATGCTTTCTAGTTacagaaaaatgttatttcttaTTATATGTAACAAATTACATTTTAACAGTAAGAAGTGGTAACTCTGTTTGAGGCAAATAATACCAACATTATTATTTTCCTCCTCCTGAATTCAACATTTAGGGAGCTGTCTTCCCAGCCTTTGATTACATTTCCATAATCTTCTTGTTCTGTTTAGATGAAGAAAAGCTTCtaccctttctctttctcttcttggaGGAAAAGAATGATTCTAAGAAACCTGGGAATATGAAGCATTAGGAAGATAGGCGTCCATCCTACTTCTATAATGCACACTCAGATGCCTTCTTCAATGTACCTTGACTTCTCCATTCTTTAAAATCACACAAAGGGCTTAATTCTGAACCATTGAATTCAATGTCAAAACTTCTACACCACAAATTGAGCCAGGAGCATGACTGGATTCATAGTGTTATTATAGTGTTATAATAATACAGACATGAAGCAGATTCATTGGTTTATCTATCTATCACCTCTCTTTCTATACATATATGCATAGGGGATTCTATTCATACCTACCACAGGGAGAgtagctcattttttaaaaataattttaatggaaatttaaGGGCAATACTTAAAACCTCAAAGCAAACTTGAGTGGTTGCCCTGGGATTCCCCTGGCAGACAGGCAGAATAGTCTGCACTATGCCTCTGCCTCCCAGCTTTGTCCCTGGTGTAGTGGTGTGGCCAGTGACAAGAGGCAGCCCAGATTGCAGTAATCCCTGGATGTTGGAAGGGCCCCCTCGGGGGTCATCACATCCCTGAGGCGTCCTGATACTCTTTGTTTCCATAAACTGCTCAGGTGTCGAATGACCAGTCCTGAGGATCCGGCCCACAGTGTGTATACACTTCATATCAAGGGGAGAATGGAGCCCAAGTTGTATTATTCCAACCCAAATCCAAAATCAGAGAATAAAATTAGAAAGCACTGGATTAGAAACTGCCAAGGACTGAACTTCAGGATATCGTATTATTGTATTTGTTTCACGTTTGTTATAGTCTGTGTCAGGTTCCTCTAAAGTTGATTTATTCTGTGAAAACTCTTTTTTGTTACTGAGTTTACCAACCTCTTTCACAAACCACTGGCAGAATGCAGGGGAGATCCACTCTCTTGCATGGAAACCACAATCCATAAAGATGGCCTTTTTGTTTGAACCACTTTTCCCCACCTATAGTAAATAAATTGTCATGAAAAAACAACCTATTTGGTGTACACATTATTAATATTCTGTTTCCAGACTAGTGAATCTAAAGGTGAAACCTGACAGCAGTATGAGCTATATTCCTTGATTAAATTGGAAACCTAATACTATCAGAATACATTCTTGCCCCTCTGGACAATCAAGTTGTTCAAGTTAAAATAGCAAATCCTATTTGCTTAGTTTTTTTATTAATGCAGACAAGCTCATATTTTCACAGAATATTTCATTACTACTCAGCGTTAGTAGATTTCATATGATAGTATTATTAGTTGAAAAGACCAAGTTGGTTATATACATTCTAGTGAATGCTGGTGCTGTTTTGGGTAAGTGATTTTTgtctgtttctccctcccctccgctctctcccctctctcctcccccatttaTTTCTTGGTATCTTATTTATTCATTAGAGTTACATGACAGAAAATGACATCTGAAGAAGATAGAGAAATTAGGTTTGTTTCCTGTTGCCATTTATAGATCCTTTTATAGTAAGTGTGTTTACAAACAACAGATGGCGTGAACACTTACATAAAGGTAGATTATCATTTACATTGCTCACAGGAATGTGGTTAAATTTATAGGTCTgaacttccaaaatatttattatggGTTTCACTCTATAAACCCTTTACCTTAAATCAAAAGGATAAAAATTCACAATAAAAGTAGCTCTCAAAATCTGTTTTGATTTCCTAGAGGATTTATAATACATGTTAGAGTTAGGGAGGCCTTAATAAATATTGTAATTTTATTCAAGTTACGAGAACAGACCATACTGGtaaaaagaaactaaaaacaaTCACCTTGAGGAGGTATAGGGGCCGTCCCTGAAATGTAGTCCCGATCTGAGTGCGAGAGACAAGGTTTGCATTCTGAGCAGCAATGTCAGCAGTCCAAGCAGCTATCTGTTTAATACAACCATTAAGTTAAATGGCATCTCTAACCCCAGTTCAAAAGCAATTAATGAATGAAGAGTGTAGCATATTTATAGACTACCTTTTCCCAGTTGTTGTATTTTTCATAATTGTGTCCAGTAGCACGAACATTGCTGTCAAACTGAGCATCAAGTACCGTCTGCAGGTTGTCGATCAGAATTCTGCAATAAACCCATAGTGATATCAAATCTAGAAAGAAGACTTGTCAGTGGGGTGAAATTGTCCAGCAAATTTGACTTTCCCTGCTGGAGAAAGCATTGGACAGATGTCATTGATCTACCATTTGGAACTACAGTGATTCTGAAATGAAGTGTTTGGGTTGGACTATGTTCCAGTCCGGTGAATTCACAGCTAACCTATTTTTGCCTTATGTTCTGCTCCAAGGATGGGCTCTTCTTGGCCAGCGGCTGTCCACTAGGCCAGCTCTTTGCTCCCAACCCTCTACAGTGCAAGGACTTTTGGGTCAGCTGCAGGGAAGTTAACAACCTTCTTTCCCCCATGCTCTAAGGATAAGCTCATGGAGCAAGTGCTCTTCCTTGGTGAGCAGCCCACTCCCCTTCACCTCAGTGTGAGCTTATGCAGCCATTATTTTCTTGCTTGTGGATATGGGCTTCTAGGGAACAGGGCCTTTTTGAGTTGATAGCACAGAATGGCATTGCCCCATAATGTCACAAGGTGATGATGTAACATCCCAATGCATTGAAAAGCACCACCGAGCAAACATCTGTAAATGGTCACCCCTCTCTGTCAAACCAAACTCCCAATAGTCACCTGTGGTATGGCAGCCTCATAGTGCCAATGGACTGAACAGTATTCCCAGCTCTACTGTATTTGTTGAATGCCAGCTGCAGCAAGGTGAGTGCAGTTATCCAACAAACAATCATCACACAGGCACTGAAGTCCTGTCTGCCTCTGGCTGGATCTCTGCCACTCACCTTTCCCACGGACTGAGACTAATGGATAAGGCTTATCATCAGGCAGTACCTTGGGACAATTTGCTTTTATTCAAGCTACTCTAACTTTTGTTTTCCCAGCGCTTGTCTTACCCTGAATGGCTAGAGGGTCAAAGATTGCAAAAACAATATGTTCTTGATCAAAGTGATCTGGATAGAAGAGCGAGAGGTCAATTTGCTGTGCAACACCAGCCTTCATAAGAAACACTTGAACTGGTTGCATTGACATAATTTCAGGGCACTGCAGCTGCAGATCAAAGAATTGTATTTACTTTGGCTGTCACAAGGACATTCTGTTGAAGTTTGTCAGGGACATCCTGCCACCCTCATGTCCTTGCAATCAGAAGACAGGTGCATGAACTTGTGCAAATTCATGTAGGAAATTCTAGCACATACCAGTGTAACTCCCTTGCCAAACAGAAAATCCTACTTTCAATGGATTCTTATGCTATAAGGGGGCAGTAAGAGCACTGAAAATAATCTTCTTAACTATAATTATATGTTTATTGCCAAAATATAAGGGTCTTTCCTTCATAGGGCTACTCTGAATATGTCAGAAATACAATTATCGTGGCAAGTGCAGCATTAATAACACTGCTGTGGTTTTCTTAAGACTTGAAAAAGAAACTGTTTGGTCTTTTAATGTCTTTTAATGAAATAACATTACTAACACTAATAACTATTGAGTTCTCTGCTTTCATAGTAGTGGTAATATTTTGTAAATGTCCCATTTGCATTAGTTATTTTGCATACATTTGTCCTATGATATGTTAAGGGGCTCCAGTAAATGTCTCCAGGGATGGATTCTTAACAGATTGAAAACAGAGATTTAGTAGATTAAACGGACTAATTTATTGAGAGCTGCATGATCTAGTAGGAAGGAGTTTGATCTACTGAACTGAGCATGGGGTTGTGAGCCAAAAGCTTGTCTATCCTaatccagctctgccacttgACTTGGTGTTTGTTTCTGTATATTGGTAAAATGAGATAATAATACTCACTTACCGCTATACAATTAATGGTCCCACAATATCCATAGCTCCAGCTGTTTTGTACTACTATGGTGGCACAAGTCGCCAGAAACcttattagagagaaaaggtggttgaggtaatatatTTATTGAGGTAATATATTTGTTGGTAATGGGaaaacaagctttcgagcttacacagagctgttcttcagaaaACTTgtgtctcttaccaacagaagttggaccaataaagatattacctcaccacatGGGTCTCTCATATACTGGCaccaacatggctaaaactaCACTCCATAAATCTTATTGGTAGCTGCCTCGAGTGGCACAAAAGAGCGAGAACATACTGCTGATCCTGGCTCAGTGTTCGCATAGTGATTTGAAAATATAAttacaggtgggattttcaaaggcgccAAAGTGATTTAGCAGCACAAGTCCTTCACTGTGTGGGCATGAGGACTatcagaattcttccatcctgcTTGACTGCTGCTAGGAGTGATATCTCCTAGGAGCTTCTGGGACTGAATAGTACTGCACCAGTTATATTGGAAGACTTTGTAAGAAGTTATATATGTGGTCCCCTTACAACTTCATGATGATAACTGGATCCAGGACCTATTTGGAGGGATTGATTATATACTCTTCTCCTTAGAGCATTGTTTAGGTGTGGAATTTCCTTGAGATCCATAGGGGACTTGAAAATGTATATATCGCAACTGTTCCACCTAGGCCTGATCTAACTTGTTTTTCAAGTCCGTGAAAGACTCTCAGTTACTACAGAGGAGGAAGCATTAACAGAAGGCACTGCTAACCCAAGAGATCTTTTCCTGGATTAAATAAGAATAGGATGACTAATTTGCTGaatttctaaccatcaaagaCACTGTTTAAtgcagagacaaggtggatgagataatatcttttattggacaacttcttttggtgaaagagacaagctttcaagccacacaaagCTCAGTAGCCATTCTATATAAACAGATGAGTTGATTCAATATTCTTTGTGGTAATTAATCACATTGCTCAAGGTATTATATTGGGACAGATAGTTTCAGAAAGCACTATGCGATTATTTTGTAAACAGATGGTCTGTAAAATCTAGGTTTCTAACTCCTGGATACTAGTTTTATGAtgatacttaaaaataaaagaaaacattgtttGCATGATGAAACTCTTCCAGTCTCATTGAACTGCTGTTTGGCCTTTGGCAATTCACTTCAATTTTACTGGGCCTTTGTCTTTTCCTGCCTTTTGTCTATTTTGACTTTTATACTGTAAATTCTTCAAATCTCTTACTATATATTTTTACAGTGTCTATCTATCATGGACAGCGGTGAGCCCCTGGCTAGGGGGAGGCCGAACTGCCCCTTCTGCCGAGACCCCACCACTGCTGCtgaacccagagccccttcccctgTGCCGCGGCCACCCGAGCTCCTCAAGTTGCAGAGCACTGGGAAGGCGGGGGGTGCAAGACCCCTCAGCCCTGAAGTGCCAAGCGGGCAGCATGCCCCCCATTCCCAGAGTGCCATGTGGGTGGGCATCGAAGCCCccagcatccccagcccagagtgcCAGGCAGGCGGGTGGCATGGcccccagtcctggagcaccaGGTGGAATTTCTGGCTGCAGGCCAGCCCCCAtaagtcccagcccagagacccagcCACAGGGGAAGAGCCCCCCATAGCAGAGTGCTGTGAAGCAGGAGGAGATCTGGTGGCAGAGACTAAGTGGGGCCATGCAGGGCtgtgtttggggaggctcagcctcccccagcctttgaTACCCGCCACCCATGACCCTAAACCTAATTGCAGCCTCTAGGGGctacaaatataataattaatatcttGACTCACAATTATGGCCTTTCTGTTGTCGGAGGTTTGTTATGGGAAGGGCCTTCTGTTATGGGAGGGTTGGCTGGGTAAATTTTTTCAGTATTTACCCTTCTTATATTCAAaataccaaataaaaaaaaacccatactcATATTCCACTCCACTCTGCTCCAGGAGACTCTGAACATCAAAGGACTTGTCCGCTTCAACCCGGAAGTCAAACTCTCATTTCTGGTTTTACTTGTGTGATGGTCTCTGGATTCCAGAAATCAATCTGAAAAGTGGAACAGatgaaaatatatacatatgtgaTTGCAACTGTTAGGTTGGTATCTATGTTGTGGTAACATGGCTTGATATGATAATATGGCAAACTCCATTAACTCAAGACAGCACCAGGGCTATATTCCATTGATCTATCTAAGTTttccaaaattaaatataaaatcacatgGAAAATTAACTACAATAATTGTATTAGGGCATGTAGTTCACACATTGTGAGATGTAGATTTTCTCAGATGGCAGTGAtttcaattcagcaaagtacttaagcatatttttaaaagcttttaatgGACTGGGGCCTAAGGCAGGAGATGCGCATTCAGATTCAAAGACAACTTCTGGACAAATGTGTATGTCCGTCTGAGGAGTGAGTAAATTAGAAATATAATCTTTCATATATTTTTAGGAAcaaaagagaccattatgatcatcaagtgagacctcctgcataacacagaccatggACTCTTTTCCAGTAAGTTCTCCAGCAAGACCATAAGTCCTGTTTGAATTATAGCACAtcttttaggcctggtctacactatgcgGGGGGGGGTGGATCGATCtgagatatgcaacttcagctacaagaatagcgtagctgaagtcgacatatcttagattgacttagaatcacttactttgcgcCCTCGTGGCACGGGATCGACGGCTactgctcccccatcgactccgcttctgcctctcgccctggtggagttccagagtcaacagcagagcgatcggggatcaatttatcacgtctacactagacgcaataaatcgatccctgatagatcgatcactacccaccgatcggtgggtagtgtagacatggctttagaaagatatccagtctttaTTTCAAGATGTCAAGTATAGAAAATCCACAATGTCTctaagtaagttgttccaataattatcttcaataattaattaataattattaaaatggaaaatgactgcctaggaaggagtactgtggaaagggacctgatggtcatagtggatcacaagctaaatatgtgtcAACAGTGCAGAGGTGAAAGGGAGCCGGGAGGGGCCGGTACTGCGTACCGGTAAGAACCCGCACCGGGCCATACCCAGCCCACATTAAAGAGttgccgcggcagcgctttaatgtccctgcccctttggCCTCCCATCGGgggccctgctggtagggtccaTACCGGCAGGGCcactgatgggggggggaaggggcagcgacgttaaagcgctgccgcggcaaAGGACCGTCCTTAAAGCGCTtccgcggcagtgctttaatgtcactgccccttccctctgtcgGTGGCCCTGCCGGTAcagaccctaccagcagggctgccAACGGGGAGGcgaaaggggcagggacattaaagtgctgccacagccgCCACAGTGCTTTAATGCCGCCACGGTGCTTTAATgttgctgcccctccccccccccgttggcGGGGCCGCGGCAAAGGACCCTACAGCGCTTTAAAGTTCCTGCCCCTTTTGGCCCCCCCCCAGCCGCCGACGAGTGGGGcggggcaaagggagcagctgccctagggccagtgatttaaaagggcccggagctctggACACCGCTGCTGCTACGGCAGCAGCAGCgtccggagccctgggccctttaaatcaacacggGAGCCCTGGGGGGCGCGGGCCAGCCagactggaagggctggctgggggatgctgacccccccagccccaccccttccacccgaggccccgccccttccgggggccggAGCCGCCCTGTCCCGTACCAGTAAGTggcctcagttactttcacccctgcaacagtgtaacactattgcaagaaaagcaaacttcattctgggatgtattgccagaagtgttgtaagcaagacacaagaagtaattcttcctctctaccctgcactgattaggcctcaactggagtattgtgtccagttcagggtgccacatttcaggaaagatgtggacaaattggagaaagtccagagaagaggaacaaaaatgattaaaggtctagaaaacatgacctgtgagggaagattgaaaaaattgtgtttgtttagtctggcaaacagaagactgagcagggagctttcaagtacataaaaggttgttacaaggaggaggagggagaaaaattgttctccttaacctctgagtctaggatgggcttaaattgcagcaaggatggtttaggttggacattaggaaaaaattactGTCAGGgtagtaaagcactggaataaattgcctagggaggttgtggaatgtctgtcgttggagatttttaagggcaggttagacaaacacctgtcagggatggtctagataatacttagtcctgcactgagtacagaggactggactagaagatgtcccaaggtcccttccagtcctaaaattctatgattctatcttaaCTGTTAAAACTTTCTGTCTTTTTAATAGTCTGAATGTATCTCTTTTCAGCTTCTGAGCATTATAGCTTATTAAGCCTTCTTCTACAAGTTTAAAGAGCAGTCTAGTAACTGAAATCTCTTTCCCTTGATCGTTAGCCCTTAACCTTATCTTAGATAAACTAAATAGCTTGGGTTTATATCTCTCACTATAAAGGCAAGTTTTCTAGACCTTGGATCATTCTTTTAGCTCTTTTCCAACCCCTTTacaatttttcattattctttttgAAGAGTTAACACTGGAACTTTCCACAGTATtacagtaatggtctcactaatgccaaCTGTGATCCCCTTGAAGACAAAactcttgatttcagtgagaattttATCTATATGAGGACTGTAGGATTGGGCACTTAGATCCTGATTCTGCAATAAAATCGTGGGTAGAGCCCTGTTAacgtcagtggggctctgcatgggcTCAGTGGTCTGACTTTGGATATCTGCTTGCAGACTTAGGTCCatagggcagtggtccccaaactgtgggatgtGCCCCCCTAGGGGGCCATGGAGGAACATTTGGGAGGCATGTGGTGGGGCTGGAGTCAGTccccacagggggcagggagggagcgccatGTTTCCAGCCCCACTCCGCCCCCAGCCCAACTCTGCCACCAGCCTCACTCCTCCCCAAACTCCGTTCAGCCCCCagttctgctctgcctccaggcccagttctgctctcactccttctctgcccccagaccAACTCcgccccccagctgcagctccgatctgcccctgctccactcccaaGTGACCTCTGctctcattccctctctgcccccagctacagctccactctgcccctgttccacccccagcccagctctgccctcattctctctccacccccccaggCCAGTTCTGTCTGtccctagccccagctcctcccccatccccagctctgcctttagCCCAAGTTCCTCTGCCGAGAGAGCCTTGGCTGTGCAGAAATGTAGGGGGGGCATGGACTGATTTCGctacggggggaggggggactgaaaAAGTTTGAGCAATAGGGGCTATATTTGTATTTATACCTTCAGGTGTATACATTTTGCCTGGGATACTAAATAGAcatacttgcatgagtaaaggcTACTGATGTGAGTAAAGACATCTTTTTCCTTGGAATCTAAGCaatgaacaaaatattattaCCTTGGGGATTACAATAATGCAAACAGGGAGTGCTGTCATCTTAATATACAATGATAAATGTGTATTCACTATTTAAGATTTATAACTTTCTCTtcttaacaataataataaaaaatc of the Dermochelys coriacea isolate rDerCor1 chromosome 9, rDerCor1.pri.v4, whole genome shotgun sequence genome contains:
- the LOC119861919 gene encoding LOW QUALITY PROTEIN: carboxypeptidase B-like (The sequence of the model RefSeq protein was modified relative to this genomic sequence to represent the inferred CDS: deleted 1 base in 1 codon), whose amino-acid sequence is MWAVLVLVGAAAASAPLHTHHFDGEKVFRVTPHNEEQVEFLNTLASNMQIDFWNPETITQVKPEMRVDFRVEADKSFDVQSLLEQSGVEYEILIDNLQTVLDAQFDSNVRATGHNYEKYNNWEKIAAWTADIAAQNANLVSRTQIGTTFQGRPLYLLKVGKSGSNKKAIFMDCGFHAREWISPAFCQWFVKEAVSTYGSDTLMTRLLNNLDFYVLPVLNIDGYVYTWTNYRMWRKTRSTNSGSRCIGTDPNRNFNAEWCRIGASKKPCDETYCGSAPESEKETKALADFIRKNLSTIKAYLTIHSYSQMLLFPYSYTYSLPENYAELNTISKAAVKELASLYGTKYNFGAGASTIYPAAGGSDDWAYNQGIKYSFTFELRDTGRYGFALPESQIKPTSEETLKAVKYIANYVLDHLY